The following proteins come from a genomic window of Candidatus Dadabacteria bacterium:
- a CDS encoding TatD family deoxyribonuclease, which produces MLVDSHAHLLSIEDPVGAVSKAAAEGVGKIISIGTGIESSLATIELSRKYRGVYVSVGIHPHSASSFNEEVMREFEGMAEDPKVVAIGETGLDYHYMNSPREDQIRSFEAHMELAKRRNLPFVVHVRDAEEELLSMLREADLGPRPGVIHCFSGDYETAKKYLDLGFFISFSGIVTFKRAEEVRDAAARIPIERLLYETDSPYLAPVPQRGKPNEPCNVVHVARLISELRGLSLEEFTQIVFENVTELFPKVSKDKDGLI; this is translated from the coding sequence ATGCTGGTTGATTCCCACGCCCATCTGCTCAGCATTGAAGACCCTGTGGGCGCCGTGTCAAAAGCCGCGGCCGAGGGAGTTGGGAAGATCATATCCATCGGGACGGGGATTGAGTCCTCGCTTGCCACCATAGAGCTTTCGAGGAAATACAGGGGAGTTTACGTGTCGGTTGGAATCCACCCGCACTCCGCTTCCAGTTTCAATGAAGAGGTGATGCGGGAGTTTGAGGGGATGGCCGAAGACCCCAAGGTAGTGGCGATTGGAGAAACCGGGCTTGATTATCACTACATGAATTCCCCCAGGGAAGATCAGATAAGGTCGTTTGAGGCGCATATGGAGCTCGCAAAGAGACGCAATCTACCATTCGTGGTTCACGTAAGAGACGCTGAGGAGGAGCTGCTTTCAATGCTCCGGGAGGCTGATCTCGGTCCAAGGCCGGGAGTTATTCATTGTTTTTCAGGGGATTACGAAACGGCGAAAAAGTATCTTGATCTCGGTTTTTTTATTTCCTTCTCCGGCATAGTGACTTTCAAGAGGGCCGAGGAGGTAAGGGACGCGGCGGCCAGAATTCCCATCGAGAGGCTTCTTTACGAGACGGATTCTCCTTACCTAGCGCCGGTGCCCCAGAGGGGGAAACCGAATGAGCCGTGCAATGTAGTTCATGTGGCCAGGCTTATTTCGGAGCTCAGGGGGCTGTCTCTTGAGGAGTTCACTCAAATTGTTTTTGAGAACGTGACGGAGCTTTTCCCAAAAGTATCGAAAGACAAAGACGGTCTTATTTAA
- the nrdR gene encoding transcriptional repressor NrdR: protein MKCPFCKSDDTRVVDSREGKDGFSVRRRRECNDCQERFTTYERIHHAEVMVVKKDGRREEFDRNKIIAGMRKACEKRPVSTEVIEDFVSGLEKELLERGEREISSEEIGKKLIDKLYDIDQVAYVRFASVYRSFKDVNEFLDEVTGLLKEKK from the coding sequence ATGAAGTGCCCTTTCTGCAAATCTGATGACACCAGAGTAGTTGATTCAAGAGAAGGAAAAGACGGTTTCTCCGTCAGAAGACGCAGGGAGTGCAATGACTGCCAGGAGAGATTTACCACCTACGAGAGAATACACCACGCCGAGGTGATGGTGGTGAAAAAGGACGGTCGCAGGGAAGAGTTTGACCGCAACAAGATAATAGCCGGAATGCGCAAGGCGTGCGAGAAAAGGCCGGTAAGCACTGAGGTTATAGAGGATTTTGTTTCCGGTCTCGAAAAGGAGCTTCTCGAGAGGGGAGAGCGGGAGATATCAAGCGAAGAGATAGGGAAAAAGCTGATAGACAAGCTTTATGATATCGATCAGGTCGCGTACGTAAGGTTCGCTTCGGTCTACAGGTCGTTTAAGGACGTAAACGAGTTTCTCGACGAGGTAACGGGTCTCCTTAAGGAGAAGAAATAG
- a CDS encoding serine hydroxymethyltransferase — protein MSHLKTVDERIAEVIRMETQRQEWKLEMIASENYVSDAVMEAMGSVLTNKYAEGLPGRRYYGGCEFVDVAEDLARERALELFGADAVNVQPHSGAQANMAVFFAALKPGETVLGMRLDHGGHLTHGHPVNFSGRLYNVVAYGVSKETGTIDYDEVRELALEHSPGLIIAGWSAYPRDVDYAKFRSIADECGALLLADIAHPAGLVVAGLHSDPVPHCDFVTTTTHKTLRGPRGGMVMMKEEHAKTVNSRVFPGTQGGPLMHVIAAKAVAFKEALTPEFLEYQRQIVKNAQRLGENLLNAGLKLVSGGTDNHLVLVDLTETEFTGQVVEQTLEKAGITVNKNTIPFDPRPPMVTSGVRIGTPAITTRGMKEPEIDAISGFIMEAFNNHEDEKVLGRIKEDVKELCLRFPVYGHRLGG, from the coding sequence ATGAGTCATCTAAAGACGGTTGATGAGCGGATAGCGGAAGTTATCCGCATGGAAACACAGCGCCAGGAATGGAAACTCGAGATGATAGCGTCTGAGAACTACGTTAGCGACGCCGTCATGGAGGCCATGGGGTCTGTGCTTACTAACAAATATGCCGAAGGTCTCCCAGGAAGGCGTTATTACGGAGGTTGTGAATTCGTTGACGTGGCCGAGGACCTAGCGCGAGAGAGGGCCCTTGAGCTTTTCGGTGCTGACGCCGTTAATGTGCAACCGCACTCGGGAGCCCAGGCGAACATGGCCGTGTTCTTCGCCGCGCTTAAGCCTGGAGAGACTGTCTTGGGCATGAGGCTTGACCACGGAGGACATCTTACCCACGGACACCCCGTTAATTTTTCGGGACGGCTCTACAACGTTGTTGCCTACGGGGTTTCAAAAGAAACGGGAACAATCGATTACGATGAGGTGAGGGAGCTTGCCCTGGAACACTCCCCGGGACTCATAATCGCCGGCTGGAGCGCTTACCCGAGGGACGTGGACTACGCGAAATTCAGAAGCATAGCGGATGAGTGCGGGGCGCTTTTGCTGGCGGACATAGCGCATCCGGCGGGACTTGTGGTCGCCGGACTTCACTCGGATCCCGTGCCCCACTGCGATTTCGTGACGACTACCACCCATAAAACCCTTCGGGGACCGCGAGGCGGCATGGTAATGATGAAGGAAGAGCACGCAAAGACCGTGAACAGCAGGGTTTTTCCCGGAACCCAGGGCGGTCCGCTTATGCATGTCATAGCGGCCAAGGCCGTTGCGTTCAAGGAGGCTCTTACGCCCGAGTTCTTAGAGTACCAGCGCCAGATAGTGAAAAACGCACAACGTCTCGGGGAAAATCTCCTAAACGCGGGTCTTAAGCTCGTCTCGGGCGGAACCGATAACCATCTGGTGCTTGTCGATCTCACGGAGACGGAGTTTACCGGGCAGGTTGTTGAACAGACGCTTGAGAAGGCGGGCATAACGGTTAATAAAAACACTATTCCCTTCGATCCCCGTCCTCCCATGGTCACAAGCGGCGTAAGGATCGGAACTCCCGCGATTACCACAAGAGGGATGAAGGAACCGGAAATCGACGCGATATCGGGCTTCATAATGGAAGCTTTTAACAATCATGAGGATGAAAAGGTTCTCGGCAGAATAAAGGAAGACGTGAAGGAACTGTGCCTGCGTTTTCCCGTTTACGGTCACAGACTCGGCGGATAA